The following proteins are co-located in the Deltaproteobacteria bacterium genome:
- a CDS encoding MCE family protein gives MANIPLSANFSTVRPSPNEPEQRIRADAITMANARTKVLVGLFVASGLGISIVSILVLGMNNFFQHGNKYQIFFNESVQGLNVDAPVKFRGVPAGLVRSIELAPDGTLVQVVLDVGQNVRLPENTVAQLSAVGITGAMFIELDSGRPSGRYFKPPSDMQLEYDYPVLATRQSSIQQFMEGVDELYGKINAIDFEGISSRIVALLDHADQAVLDIRAAELSTQVQTAIHKVNNLLHDPRLSNFLNHADQAGRQANAILSEMEDGMVAVREIVDKVSDTVGVSGVLIEESLKDIRASARRSDVLLAQGQEVFRQSRENLDSTERSILVTVQNLERSSEALTRLLQKLETYPAQLLFGQPPAPRTIEP, from the coding sequence ATGGCGAACATCCCTTTGTCCGCCAATTTTTCAACCGTGAGGCCGAGCCCCAATGAACCGGAACAACGCATACGAGCAGACGCAATAACCATGGCAAACGCACGCACCAAGGTCTTGGTCGGACTTTTCGTGGCCTCGGGACTGGGGATCTCCATCGTTTCCATTCTTGTCCTGGGAATGAACAATTTTTTTCAGCACGGGAACAAGTACCAGATATTTTTCAATGAATCGGTCCAAGGACTCAACGTCGACGCCCCGGTCAAGTTCCGTGGAGTTCCCGCCGGTCTGGTCCGCTCCATCGAATTGGCCCCTGACGGGACTCTGGTCCAGGTCGTTCTGGACGTCGGCCAAAACGTACGGCTCCCGGAGAACACCGTGGCCCAGCTCTCGGCCGTAGGCATCACCGGGGCCATGTTCATTGAACTCGATTCCGGGCGACCGTCCGGGCGGTATTTCAAGCCTCCGTCTGATATGCAACTCGAATACGACTACCCTGTCCTGGCCACTCGTCAGTCATCTATCCAGCAATTCATGGAGGGAGTTGACGAGTTGTACGGCAAGATCAACGCCATCGACTTCGAGGGCATTTCTTCGCGCATCGTGGCTCTACTCGATCACGCTGATCAGGCTGTCCTCGACATCAGGGCGGCCGAACTCTCCACGCAGGTCCAGACCGCGATCCATAAAGTGAACAATCTGCTCCATGACCCTCGTCTATCGAACTTCTTGAATCACGCCGACCAAGCTGGAAGGCAAGCCAACGCGATCCTGTCCGAGATGGAGGATGGAATGGTCGCCGTTAGGGAGATCGTGGACAAAGTTTCGGACACGGTCGGCGTCAGCGGAGTCCTGATCGAAGAATCCCTGAAAGATATCCGGGCCTCGGCCCGTCGTTCCGATGTACTGCTTGCCCAGGGGCAGGAGGTCTTTCGTCAGAGCCGTGAAAATCTCGACTCGACTGAACGCTCGATCCTGGTCACGGTCCAGAATCTCGAGCGGTCCAGCGAGGCATTGACCCGCCTGCTCCAAAAACTCGAAACCTATCCGGCCCAACTGCTTTTCGGCCAGCCGCCGGCGCCCAGAACCATCGAGCCATAA
- a CDS encoding shikimate kinase encodes MAKSGLPRFLDRPTDVEPCLILVGMAGAGKTTIGRAVARALAWAHVDTDHIMEAWWGQDLESLRQRLGLEDFLRAEEQTILYLNIQRAVISTGGSVVYSEPAMRRLRAMGTIVHIHAGLDTIRSRIEAAPNRGLAMPPGYSLDDVYYERQELYLRYEQFRVSTDGVAEADAVQTILDLWLKKI; translated from the coding sequence ATGGCCAAATCGGGCCTTCCCCGCTTCCTCGATCGACCCACGGATGTGGAACCTTGTCTGATCCTGGTCGGCATGGCTGGGGCCGGCAAGACGACCATTGGCCGGGCCGTGGCCAGGGCCCTAGCTTGGGCGCACGTGGACACCGATCACATTATGGAGGCATGGTGGGGACAGGACCTCGAATCCCTCCGCCAACGCTTGGGACTCGAAGACTTTCTTAGGGCCGAAGAGCAGACAATCCTGTATCTCAACATTCAGCGAGCGGTGATCTCCACCGGCGGAAGCGTGGTCTATAGCGAACCGGCCATGCGACGCCTACGGGCCATGGGCACCATCGTCCACATTCACGCCGGTCTAGATACCATTCGATCCCGCATCGAGGCAGCCCCGAACCGCGGCCTGGCCATGCCTCCAGGCTATTCCCTCGACGACGTCTATTACGAACGACAGGAACTCTATCTCCGATATGAACAGTTTCGGGTTTCAACGGACGGAGTGGCCGAGGCCGATGCCGTACAGACCATTCTCGATCTTTGGCTGAAAAAGATATGA
- a CDS encoding glycosyltransferase — MKLSVLLPCRNAAGTIGPCLESLIVQNCSEYEIVAVDDGSTDGTGAALDDWARQHPRIRVVHLPPVGIVEALNIGLSQCHGFWVARMDADDIALPERLDAQMAWLEDHPKTQLNGCLVRHGGNSLSQGGYARYVDWINSKIFPKDIAMSRFVESPFAHPSVVFNRRLVLDLGGYRQGEFPEDYDLVLRLLQLGTVMDKVRKTLLIWNDPPDRLSRTDSRYSISAFYRLKSQFLADWLREHNPFHPEIHVFGSSRTVRQRASCLVERGIRVRGYFDVDPRRIGRLIHGAEVRHLRDLPAAGRMFGVSLLGKRGVREDLEIFLTARGHRVGEDYILAA, encoded by the coding sequence ATGAAGCTTTCGGTCCTTCTCCCCTGCCGGAACGCCGCCGGGACCATCGGACCCTGCCTGGAAAGTCTGATCGTCCAGAACTGCTCGGAGTATGAGATCGTGGCCGTCGACGACGGCTCCACAGACGGAACCGGGGCCGCTCTCGACGACTGGGCCCGTCAACATCCCCGAATTCGAGTCGTGCACCTTCCCCCTGTGGGCATTGTCGAGGCCTTGAACATCGGCCTTTCCCAGTGCCACGGCTTTTGGGTGGCTCGCATGGACGCCGACGACATCGCTCTGCCCGAACGATTGGACGCCCAGATGGCCTGGCTTGAGGATCACCCGAAGACTCAATTGAATGGGTGTCTGGTCCGGCACGGGGGAAACAGCTTGTCCCAGGGCGGATATGCCCGATACGTGGATTGGATCAACTCCAAGATTTTTCCCAAGGACATCGCCATGTCCCGTTTTGTCGAATCTCCTTTCGCACACCCTTCGGTGGTCTTCAATCGAAGATTGGTCCTTGATCTTGGAGGATACCGGCAGGGGGAGTTTCCGGAAGACTATGACCTGGTTCTGCGTCTTTTGCAGCTGGGGACGGTCATGGACAAGGTTCGAAAGACCCTTTTAATTTGGAACGATCCTCCAGACCGCCTGTCTCGGACCGATTCCAGGTACTCCATTTCGGCTTTCTATCGCCTGAAATCCCAGTTTTTGGCCGACTGGCTAAGGGAACACAATCCCTTCCATCCCGAGATTCATGTTTTCGGATCCAGCCGGACGGTCCGCCAAAGAGCTTCCTGCCTTGTAGAGCGTGGTATTCGAGTTCGCGGCTATTTCGACGTTGACCCCCGCAGAATCGGCCGTTTGATCCACGGCGCAGAAGTCCGGCATCTCCGGGATTTGCCCGCAGCAGGACGGATGTTCGGGGTTTCCCTGCTTGGAAAGCGAGGGGTTCGAGAAGATTTGGAGATATTTTTGACTGCCCGCGGGCATCGGGTCGGAGAAGATTATATCCTTGCGGCCTGA